One stretch of Nocardia mangyaensis DNA includes these proteins:
- a CDS encoding ArsR/SmtB family transcription factor produces the protein MTDIFTALADPTRRALLDELADRDGQTLFELCGRLAMKHQISSSRQAITQHLGVLEAVGLVHTRRDGRYKFHHADFAPLRAVSGRWPIPQENP, from the coding sequence GTGACCGACATCTTCACCGCTCTCGCCGACCCCACGAGGCGGGCGCTGCTCGACGAACTCGCCGATCGGGACGGGCAGACCCTGTTCGAGCTGTGCGGCCGACTGGCCATGAAACATCAGATCAGCTCGTCCCGGCAGGCGATCACCCAGCACCTGGGGGTGCTCGAGGCGGTCGGCCTCGTCCACACCCGCCGAGATGGTCGATACAAGTTCCATCACGCCGATTTCGCGCCACTGCGCGCGGTGTCGGGGCGATGGCCGATTCCCCAGGAGAACCCATGA
- a CDS encoding SGNH/GDSL hydrolase family protein, which translates to MKSWLRVIATTSMIAAAAIVPAGAQAEPAPAAGARYVALGDSGAATTGVAELDVTAPLRCVRSTVNAPKLVAERLDLAVDDRTCSSAEIPDLYTSQGPGIAPQLDALGPATEIVTLHIGANDADMTEFILGQCHAGAATGGCAAAADPEWDRRIDAIAPAYAAALDEIARRAPRATVFVDGWPTYLTDTSCPAMLGLLDADAAYIQSKFDRLNTVVAGEAAAHGAVYLDTVTASREFGMCADPALRWFDPILADQTLLPYHPTLAGQRGVAALIVDAVAASGVLNR; encoded by the coding sequence ATGAAGAGCTGGCTCCGCGTGATCGCGACGACATCGATGATCGCGGCGGCCGCGATCGTGCCCGCCGGCGCGCAGGCCGAACCGGCGCCCGCCGCCGGAGCTCGGTACGTCGCGCTCGGCGATTCCGGCGCGGCGACCACCGGGGTCGCCGAACTCGATGTGACCGCGCCGCTGCGGTGCGTGCGATCCACGGTGAACGCGCCCAAGCTCGTCGCCGAGCGCCTCGACCTCGCCGTGGACGACCGGACCTGCAGTTCGGCCGAGATCCCCGACCTGTACACCTCGCAGGGACCCGGGATCGCGCCGCAGCTGGACGCGCTCGGACCCGCCACCGAGATCGTCACCCTGCACATCGGCGCCAACGACGCCGACATGACCGAGTTCATCCTCGGCCAGTGCCACGCGGGTGCCGCCACGGGCGGCTGCGCGGCGGCGGCAGACCCGGAATGGGACCGCCGGATCGACGCGATCGCCCCCGCCTACGCGGCCGCACTCGACGAGATCGCCCGGCGCGCACCGCGGGCCACCGTCTTCGTCGACGGCTGGCCCACCTATCTCACCGACACCAGCTGCCCGGCGATGCTCGGGCTGCTCGACGCCGACGCCGCCTACATCCAGTCGAAGTTCGATCGCCTCAACACCGTCGTCGCCGGCGAAGCCGCCGCCCACGGCGCCGTCTACCTCGACACCGTCACCGCTTCCCGAGAGTTCGGCATGTGCGCCGACCCGGCGCTGCGCTGGTTCGACCCGATCCTGGCCGATCAGACCCTGCTCCCCTATCACCCGACCCTGGCCGGTCAGCGTGGTGTCGCGGCGCTGATCGTCGACGCCGTCGCCGCGAGCGGTGTCCTGAACCGTTGA
- a CDS encoding metal-dependent phosphohydrolase, which produces MSALSESLLERWIALAGAGSAEIGAGVIGRYAEPHRRYHTEAHLAVMLAAIDELSAAAADVGAVRYAAFFHDAIYAVARADNEERSAELGRDVLESLGAAPELVTEVTRLVVLTRGHDPEAGDANGAVLCDADLVVLAGTSREYADYAAAVRAEYAAVPDDLFRTGRASVLRKLATQPRLFRTELAHHRYEERARANLAAELADLTGVAP; this is translated from the coding sequence ATGAGCGCGTTGTCGGAAAGTCTGCTGGAACGATGGATCGCGTTGGCGGGCGCCGGGTCCGCCGAGATCGGCGCCGGGGTCATCGGCCGCTACGCCGAACCGCATCGGCGCTACCACACCGAGGCCCACCTGGCCGTGATGCTCGCGGCGATCGACGAATTGTCCGCGGCCGCGGCAGATGTCGGCGCTGTCCGCTACGCGGCGTTCTTCCACGACGCGATCTATGCCGTGGCCCGCGCCGACAACGAGGAACGCAGTGCCGAGCTGGGTCGTGATGTTCTCGAATCCCTCGGTGCCGCACCGGAACTGGTGACCGAGGTGACCCGCCTGGTGGTGCTCACTCGCGGCCACGATCCCGAAGCCGGTGACGCCAACGGGGCGGTGCTCTGCGATGCCGACCTCGTGGTACTGGCCGGAACATCGCGGGAATACGCCGATTACGCCGCCGCCGTGCGCGCCGAATACGCCGCTGTCCCCGATGACCTGTTCCGTACCGGGCGCGCCTCGGTCCTGCGCAAGCTGGCCACTCAGCCCCGCCTGTTCCGCACCGAGCTCGCCCATCACCGCTATGAGGAACGCGCTCGCGCCAACCTTGCCGCCGAGCTCGCCGACCTCACCGGTGTCGCGCCCTGA
- a CDS encoding PucR family transcriptional regulator, with protein sequence MLLTVADVLATPVVQAGQPEVVCAANLDRPVRWVHVSDQAEIAHVLVGAELILTTGQALAAPESARITYLRSLAAAGVAGLVVELGSYVSELGPVVAATAAELGLPVIALHRVTRFVEITEVVHRVIVADQYAELEFARTVHETFTELSVRRAALTEIVKTAAGMLDASVVLEDLARRVLAATAHNTSSAALLDNWESVSRLLPEGPGVVAVGPHTERWGRLILRSDGVPTPRATMVLERAAQTLTLHRMIDRDRFGLHQQAQTGLIADLIGGRVIDERDAIARAAALGLTRRARYVPLVIEIETVAESDPVAGQRRSAAVVEAVTHGLGRTGASALSAAEHRPAARRAAGRRTGGGRSATELPGTGRRFAGEHSVDERVERGDSAGVAGERVAMILAVPAGTSVDDHLRVVCAAMLTEVRRAEGVRGAAIGVGADADSLLDTASQLAHAADVAAVARSMTGAFSRLFFRSADIRLRGLLSSIRDEPAVQSFAETELGALLRYDIRHDTDLTGTLRSFLDLAGNKTELAKSLTISRPTLYDRLARIERILAVDLDDGESRTSLHAALLVRDLTAGSDEL encoded by the coding sequence GTGTTGTTGACTGTGGCCGACGTGCTCGCGACGCCGGTGGTGCAGGCCGGGCAACCGGAGGTCGTCTGCGCCGCGAATCTGGACCGGCCGGTGCGCTGGGTGCACGTCAGCGACCAGGCCGAGATCGCCCATGTGCTGGTCGGGGCCGAGTTGATCCTGACCACCGGGCAGGCGCTCGCCGCGCCGGAATCCGCGCGGATCACCTACCTGCGCTCGCTGGCCGCCGCGGGCGTGGCGGGGCTCGTCGTCGAGCTGGGCAGCTATGTCAGCGAGCTGGGGCCGGTCGTCGCGGCCACCGCCGCCGAACTCGGGCTGCCGGTGATCGCGCTGCACCGGGTGACCCGCTTCGTCGAGATCACCGAGGTGGTGCACCGGGTGATCGTGGCCGACCAGTACGCCGAGCTCGAATTCGCGCGCACCGTGCACGAGACCTTCACCGAGCTGAGCGTGCGCCGGGCCGCGCTCACCGAGATCGTCAAGACCGCGGCGGGCATGCTCGACGCGTCGGTGGTGCTGGAAGACCTGGCCCGCCGGGTGTTGGCCGCGACCGCGCACAACACCAGTTCGGCTGCCCTGCTGGACAATTGGGAGTCGGTCTCGCGGCTGCTGCCGGAGGGCCCCGGTGTCGTCGCGGTCGGCCCACACACCGAGCGCTGGGGCAGGCTCATCCTGCGCTCGGACGGGGTGCCGACCCCACGCGCCACCATGGTGCTCGAACGCGCAGCCCAGACCCTCACCCTGCACCGGATGATCGACCGCGACCGCTTCGGCCTGCACCAGCAGGCCCAGACCGGGTTGATCGCCGATCTGATCGGGGGCAGGGTGATCGACGAGCGCGACGCCATCGCGAGGGCGGCGGCACTGGGCCTGACCCGCCGGGCCCGCTATGTACCGCTGGTCATCGAGATCGAGACCGTCGCCGAGTCCGATCCGGTCGCCGGGCAGCGGCGCAGCGCAGCCGTGGTCGAGGCGGTCACCCACGGTCTCGGCCGCACCGGTGCTTCCGCCCTCAGCGCGGCCGAACACCGACCGGCGGCACGGCGAGCAGCGGGCCGTCGGACGGGCGGTGGCCGCAGCGCCACCGAGTTGCCCGGCACAGGGCGGCGGTTCGCGGGGGAGCACAGTGTTGACGAGCGAGTCGAGAGGGGTGACTCTGCCGGGGTCGCCGGGGAACGGGTGGCGATGATCCTGGCGGTGCCCGCCGGGACGTCGGTCGACGATCACCTCCGTGTGGTGTGCGCGGCGATGCTGACCGAGGTGCGACGGGCGGAGGGGGTCCGGGGTGCCGCGATCGGTGTCGGGGCCGACGCCGATTCGCTCCTCGACACCGCCTCGCAGTTGGCCCACGCGGCCGATGTCGCCGCCGTGGCGCGGTCGATGACCGGAGCTTTCTCGCGCCTGTTCTTCCGCAGCGCCGACATCCGGTTGCGCGGGCTGCTCTCCTCGATCCGCGACGAACCCGCCGTGCAGAGTTTCGCCGAAACCGAACTCGGCGCCCTGCTGCGCTACGACATCCGTCACGACACCGATCTCACCGGCACCCTGCGCAGCTTCCTCGACCTGGCAGGCAACAAGACCGAACTCGCCAAGTCGCTCACCATCAGCCGCCCCACCCTCTACGACCGCTTGGCCCGCATCGAACGCATCCTCGCGGTGGACCTCGATGACGGCGAATCCCGCACCTCGCTCCACGCCGCGCTCCTCGTGCGCGATCTCACCGCCGGCAGCGACGAACTCTGA
- a CDS encoding CoA-acylating methylmalonate-semialdehyde dehydrogenase, with the protein MQSIGHWIDGKSVSGTSETTAPVTNPATGAVTGELALANVADTRAAIDAATLAFATWRDTSLTRRTQVLFRFRELLNERKEELAAVITAEHGKVAADALGEVTRGLEVVEFACGIPHLLKGGFTENASTDVDIQSVRQPLGPVAIIAPFNFPAMVPMWFFPLAIGSGNTVVLKPSEKDPSAALWLARLFQEAGLPDGVFNVVQGDKVAVDELLDNPGIKAVSFVGSTPIAKYVFQRGTAAGKRVQALGGAKNHMVVLPDADLDLAADAAVNAGFGSAGERCMAISVVVAVGGVADELVGKIAERAASIVTGEGSSGADMGPLITRAHRDRVAEYIDAGENAGAEVVLDGRALTVEGAPDGFWLGPTILDGVRPTMSVYTDEIFGPVLSVVRVGTYEEAVALINANRYGNGTAIFTNDGGAARRFHHEVEVGMVGVNVPIPVPMAYYSFGGWKNSLFGDSHAHGTDGVHFFTRTKAITTRWLDPSHGGLELGFPQNN; encoded by the coding sequence ATGCAGTCCATCGGCCATTGGATCGACGGCAAATCGGTCTCCGGCACCAGCGAGACCACCGCGCCGGTGACCAATCCCGCCACCGGCGCCGTCACCGGCGAACTGGCGCTGGCGAACGTGGCCGACACCCGCGCGGCGATCGACGCGGCGACGCTGGCCTTCGCGACCTGGCGCGACACCTCGCTCACCCGCCGCACCCAGGTACTGTTCCGCTTCCGTGAGCTGCTCAACGAGCGCAAGGAGGAGCTGGCCGCGGTGATCACCGCCGAACACGGCAAGGTGGCCGCCGACGCGCTCGGCGAGGTGACCCGCGGCCTCGAGGTGGTCGAATTCGCCTGCGGCATACCGCATCTGCTCAAGGGCGGGTTCACCGAGAACGCCTCCACCGATGTCGACATCCAGTCGGTGCGCCAGCCGCTGGGCCCGGTGGCGATCATCGCGCCGTTCAACTTCCCGGCCATGGTGCCGATGTGGTTCTTCCCGCTGGCCATCGGCTCGGGCAACACGGTGGTGCTCAAGCCGAGCGAGAAGGACCCGTCGGCGGCGCTGTGGCTGGCGCGGCTGTTCCAGGAGGCCGGGCTGCCCGACGGGGTGTTCAATGTCGTGCAGGGCGACAAGGTCGCCGTCGACGAACTGCTGGACAACCCGGGGATCAAGGCGGTCTCCTTCGTCGGCTCGACCCCGATCGCCAAGTATGTCTTTCAGCGCGGCACCGCGGCGGGCAAGCGGGTCCAGGCCCTCGGCGGGGCCAAGAACCACATGGTGGTGCTGCCCGACGCCGATCTGGATCTGGCCGCCGATGCCGCGGTGAACGCCGGGTTCGGCTCGGCGGGTGAGCGGTGCATGGCGATCAGCGTGGTCGTCGCCGTGGGCGGGGTCGCCGACGAGTTGGTCGGCAAGATCGCCGAGCGGGCCGCGAGCATCGTCACCGGCGAGGGGTCCTCCGGGGCCGACATGGGGCCGCTGATCACTCGTGCCCACCGCGATCGCGTCGCCGAGTACATCGACGCGGGCGAGAACGCCGGTGCCGAGGTGGTGCTCGACGGCCGCGCGCTCACCGTCGAGGGCGCGCCGGACGGATTCTGGTTGGGTCCGACCATCCTGGACGGCGTGAGACCCACGATGAGCGTCTACACCGACGAGATCTTCGGTCCCGTGCTCTCGGTCGTGCGGGTCGGCACCTACGAGGAGGCGGTGGCGTTGATCAACGCCAACCGCTACGGCAACGGCACCGCCATCTTCACCAACGACGGCGGCGCGGCGCGACGGTTCCACCACGAGGTGGAGGTCGGCATGGTCGGCGTCAACGTCCCGATCCCGGTGCCCATGGCCTACTACAGTTTCGGGGGCTGGAAGAACTCGCTGTTCGGCGACTCACACGCCCACGGCACCGACGGCGTGCACTTCTTCACCAGGACCAAGGCGATCACCACCCGCTGGCTCGACCCGAGCCACGGCGGACTGGAACTCGGCTTCCCGCAGAACAACTGA
- a CDS encoding aspartate aminotransferase family protein, which yields MTLSDDAARTYELDRRHVFHSWSAQAHLTPTVLTAAEGCYVWDGEGNRLLDFSSMMVNTNIGHQHPKVVAAIQAQAATMCTVAPHFANDARSEAARLISERTPGELDTIFFTNGGADAVEHAVRMARLHTGRYKVLTRYRSYHGGTETAVNLTGDPRRWPNDHGNAGVVHFFGPFLYRSEFHAHDEAQETERALSHLARTIEMEGPATIAAIVLESVPGTAGIMVPTPEYLRGVRELCDRYGIVFIADEVMSGFGRTGKWFAIQHFDVVPDLLTFAKGVNSGYVPLGGVAISPAIAASFAQRPYPGGLTYSGHPLAAAAAVATITAMHEEGIVDNAFDIGARVLGPGLRDLAARHPSIGEVRGIGVFWAIELVRDRVTREPLAPYGGTSPAMTELVAACRAGGVLPFVNFNRLHVVPPCVISEAEAKEGLAILDQALNVADAHTVDAR from the coding sequence ATGACGCTTTCCGACGATGCGGCCCGCACCTATGAACTCGACCGCCGCCACGTCTTCCATTCCTGGTCCGCGCAGGCACATCTCACGCCGACGGTGCTCACCGCGGCCGAGGGCTGCTATGTCTGGGACGGCGAGGGCAACCGGCTGCTGGACTTCTCGTCGATGATGGTGAACACCAACATCGGCCACCAGCATCCGAAGGTGGTCGCCGCGATCCAGGCGCAGGCCGCGACAATGTGTACCGTCGCACCGCATTTCGCCAATGACGCGCGATCGGAGGCGGCGCGGCTGATCAGCGAGCGCACCCCCGGCGAGCTGGACACGATCTTCTTCACCAACGGCGGCGCCGACGCGGTCGAGCACGCGGTGCGGATGGCGCGGCTGCACACCGGCCGCTACAAGGTACTCACCCGCTACCGCTCCTATCACGGCGGCACCGAGACCGCGGTGAACCTCACCGGTGACCCGCGCCGCTGGCCCAACGATCACGGCAACGCGGGCGTGGTGCACTTCTTCGGCCCGTTCCTGTACCGCTCGGAGTTCCACGCGCACGACGAGGCGCAGGAGACCGAGCGCGCGCTCAGCCACCTGGCCCGCACCATCGAGATGGAGGGTCCGGCCACCATCGCGGCGATCGTGCTGGAATCGGTGCCGGGCACCGCGGGCATCATGGTGCCCACGCCGGAGTACCTGCGCGGCGTGCGGGAGCTGTGCGACCGGTACGGCATCGTGTTCATCGCCGACGAGGTGATGTCGGGCTTCGGCCGGACCGGAAAATGGTTCGCCATCCAGCATTTCGATGTCGTGCCCGATCTGCTCACCTTCGCCAAGGGTGTGAACTCCGGGTATGTGCCGCTGGGTGGGGTGGCGATCAGCCCCGCGATCGCGGCGAGCTTCGCGCAGCGGCCGTATCCGGGCGGGCTCACCTATTCGGGTCATCCGCTGGCCGCTGCGGCCGCCGTCGCGACGATCACCGCGATGCACGAGGAGGGCATCGTCGACAACGCCTTCGACATCGGCGCGCGGGTGCTCGGCCCCGGGCTGCGGGACCTCGCGGCGCGGCATCCGAGCATCGGCGAGGTGCGCGGAATCGGCGTCTTCTGGGCGATCGAGCTCGTCCGTGACCGGGTGACGCGAGAACCGCTGGCGCCCTACGGCGGAACGAGCCCGGCGATGACCGAGCTGGTGGCGGCCTGTCGGGCGGGCGGCGTGCTGCCGTTCGTCAATTTCAACCGGCTGCACGTGGTGCCGCCCTGCGTGATCAGCGAGGCCGAGGCCAAGGAAGGCCTGGCGATCCTGGACCAGGCGCTGAACGTGGCCGACGCGCACACCGTCGACGCGCGCTGA
- a CDS encoding PPOX class F420-dependent oxidoreductase: protein MLSDELKKYLDEGKVYATVATVGATGHPHLTVVWLKREGEDLLFSTTVDRQQAKNLLRDPRITVMVNPPERPDVYAAIRGTATTVPDPERALPDELSLEYTGKTYADYNPESVNDGDRITVRVTPQRVVGGL, encoded by the coding sequence GTGCTTTCCGATGAATTGAAGAAGTATCTGGACGAGGGGAAGGTGTACGCCACTGTCGCCACCGTCGGGGCGACCGGACACCCACACCTGACCGTGGTGTGGCTCAAACGCGAGGGCGAGGACCTGCTGTTCTCCACCACGGTCGATCGTCAGCAGGCCAAGAACCTCCTGCGCGATCCACGGATCACCGTCATGGTGAACCCGCCCGAGCGGCCCGACGTGTACGCCGCGATTCGTGGCACCGCCACCACCGTGCCCGATCCGGAACGGGCGCTGCCCGATGAGCTGTCGCTCGAGTACACCGGCAAGACCTACGCCGACTACAACCCCGAGTCGGTGAACGACGGTGACCGGATCACGGTCCGAGTCACCCCGCAGCGCGTCGTGGGCGGCCTCTGA
- a CDS encoding MFS transporter produces MQYPVKTRAFGLAILVLSGLQFMVVLDGTVVIFALPRLQQELGLSSSGSAWTVTAYGLTFAGLMLLGGRLGDAFGRKRMLIIGVGVFTAASLACGLANSEAMLLISRAVQGAGAAIAAPTAFALVATTFAPGPARNQAIAIVGSMVGIGSVGGLVLGGALTELSWRWIFLINVPIGALIVLGAVYKLADTTHQRTPLDIKGAILGTLACATIVFGATEGPAMGWTSPVILATLIGGFALLAVFVLAERRAADPLLPWSLFDSRDRVATFGLIFLAGAVLGASTFFVAQLLQNVLGYSPLQAGVASIPFTIGIGVGGAFASKAALLIAPRWLLAGAAMVLSAGLLFGSTLDRHVQYLSTLLPLLLVIGVGVGVAMVLAPLCVLVDVPPADIGPLSAVGQMFMNLATPIAIGVLSPIAASRTLSLGGPDGAAQGMGPIEIEALNSGYTLVLLVCSGLALLAAVIALTLRFSPQQLAQAQHAQEEAQRV; encoded by the coding sequence ATGCAGTACCCGGTGAAGACGCGGGCCTTCGGCCTGGCCATTCTCGTCCTGAGCGGCCTGCAGTTCATGGTCGTGCTCGACGGCACCGTCGTGATCTTCGCCCTGCCGCGGCTGCAGCAGGAGCTGGGACTGTCCAGTTCGGGCAGCGCGTGGACCGTCACGGCCTATGGCCTCACCTTCGCCGGATTGATGCTGCTCGGCGGCAGACTCGGGGACGCGTTCGGTCGCAAACGGATGCTGATCATCGGTGTCGGGGTGTTCACGGCGGCGTCGCTGGCCTGCGGTCTGGCCAACAGCGAGGCCATGCTGCTGATCTCGCGCGCCGTCCAGGGCGCCGGTGCGGCGATCGCGGCACCGACCGCGTTCGCGCTGGTCGCCACCACCTTCGCCCCCGGACCCGCGCGCAACCAGGCGATCGCGATCGTCGGTTCGATGGTGGGTATCGGTTCGGTCGGTGGCCTGGTTCTCGGCGGTGCGCTCACCGAGCTGTCGTGGCGGTGGATCTTCCTGATCAACGTGCCGATCGGCGCGCTCATCGTGCTCGGCGCGGTCTACAAGCTCGCCGACACCACCCACCAGCGCACCCCGCTCGACATCAAGGGCGCGATCCTGGGCACGCTGGCCTGCGCGACAATCGTGTTCGGCGCCACCGAGGGCCCGGCGATGGGCTGGACCAGTCCGGTGATCCTCGCGACGCTGATCGGCGGGTTCGCGCTGCTGGCGGTGTTCGTGCTGGCCGAGCGTCGTGCGGCCGACCCGCTGCTGCCGTGGTCGCTGTTCGACAGCCGGGACCGGGTCGCCACCTTCGGGCTGATCTTCCTGGCCGGCGCGGTCCTCGGCGCGAGCACGTTCTTCGTCGCCCAGTTGCTGCAGAACGTGCTCGGCTACAGCCCGCTGCAGGCCGGTGTCGCCTCGATCCCGTTCACCATCGGCATCGGTGTCGGTGGGGCCTTCGCCTCCAAGGCGGCGCTGTTGATCGCGCCGCGCTGGCTGCTGGCCGGGGCCGCGATGGTGCTGTCGGCGGGGCTGCTGTTCGGCTCGACGCTGGACCGGCACGTGCAGTACCTGTCGACGCTGCTGCCGCTGCTGCTGGTGATCGGTGTCGGTGTGGGCGTCGCGATGGTGCTGGCGCCGCTGTGCGTGCTGGTGGACGTGCCGCCGGCCGATATCGGTCCGCTCTCGGCGGTCGGCCAGATGTTCATGAACCTGGCGACACCGATCGCGATCGGCGTGCTCAGTCCGATCGCAGCCTCGCGCACCCTGTCGCTGGGCGGCCCCGACGGGGCGGCCCAGGGCATGGGGCCGATCGAGATCGAGGCGCTCAACAGCGGGTACACCCTCGTCCTGCTGGTCTGTTCCGGATTGGCGCTCCTCGCCGCGGTGATCGCGCTGACCCTGCGGTTCAGCCCGCAGCAGCTGGCGCAGGCCCAGCACGCCCAGGAAGAGGCCCAGCGCGTCTGA
- the cobA gene encoding uroporphyrinogen-III C-methyltransferase produces MPNTADAASNQPAGDPNYLVGLDLRERRVVVVGGGTVAQRRLGLLVAAGADVQVISRAATPAVEAMATAGQLTLTLRDYAAGDLDGAWYAMACTDEPETNAAVVAEATTRRIFCVRADIARDGTAVTPATARYDGLSLGVLAGGAHRRSAAVRNGLLEALQSGVVTDDSEPVTPGVALVGGGPGDPDLITVRGRRLLARAELVVADRLAPPELLAELGPHVEVIDAAKIPYGRSMAQEAINLALVEGVKAGKFVVRLKGGDPYVFGRGYEELEACVAAGVPVTVVPGVTSPISVPGAAGIPVTHRGVTHEFVVVSGHVAPDHPDSLVDWPALAKLRGTLVLMMAVERIDKFADALLAGGRPSDTPAAVIQEGTLRTQRVLRADLATVAERVKSEGIRPPAIVVIGPTAGFGLD; encoded by the coding sequence GTGCCGAACACCGCTGATGCCGCATCGAACCAGCCCGCCGGGGACCCGAACTACCTGGTCGGGCTCGATCTGCGGGAGCGAAGGGTCGTCGTGGTCGGCGGCGGAACCGTCGCCCAGCGCAGGCTCGGCCTGCTCGTCGCCGCCGGGGCCGATGTTCAGGTGATCAGCCGCGCGGCCACCCCGGCGGTCGAAGCGATGGCGACCGCGGGGCAACTCACCCTCACCCTACGCGACTACGCCGCCGGCGACCTCGACGGCGCCTGGTACGCGATGGCCTGCACCGACGAACCCGAGACCAATGCCGCCGTGGTCGCCGAAGCCACCACCCGGCGGATCTTCTGCGTGCGCGCCGACATCGCCCGCGACGGCACCGCCGTCACCCCGGCCACCGCCCGCTACGACGGTCTCAGCCTCGGCGTGCTGGCCGGTGGCGCGCACCGGCGTTCGGCGGCGGTGCGCAACGGACTGCTCGAAGCGCTGCAATCCGGTGTGGTGACCGATGATTCGGAACCGGTCACGCCGGGCGTCGCGCTCGTCGGCGGCGGGCCCGGCGACCCGGACCTGATCACCGTGCGTGGCCGCAGGCTGCTCGCCCGTGCCGAACTGGTCGTCGCCGATCGGCTCGCGCCGCCGGAACTGCTCGCCGAACTCGGCCCGCACGTGGAGGTGATCGACGCTGCGAAGATTCCCTACGGCCGGTCGATGGCGCAGGAGGCGATCAACCTCGCCCTCGTCGAAGGCGTCAAGGCGGGCAAGTTCGTCGTCCGGCTCAAGGGCGGTGACCCGTATGTGTTCGGCCGCGGCTACGAGGAACTGGAAGCCTGTGTGGCAGCGGGCGTTCCGGTGACGGTGGTACCCGGCGTCACCAGCCCGATCTCGGTGCCCGGCGCCGCGGGCATCCCGGTGACCCATCGCGGGGTGACCCACGAGTTCGTCGTCGTCAGCGGCCACGTGGCCCCCGATCATCCCGATTCGCTCGTCGACTGGCCCGCCCTGGCCAAGCTGCGTGGCACCCTCGTGCTGATGATGGCGGTCGAGCGGATCGACAAGTTCGCCGATGCTCTGTTGGCCGGCGGCCGACCGAGCGACACCCCGGCCGCGGTCATCCAGGAGGGCACGCTGCGCACCCAGCGCGTGCTGCGCGCCGATCTGGCGACGGTGGCCGAGCGGGTCAAGTCCGAGGGCATCCGCCCGCCCGCGATCGTCGTCATCGGTCCGACGGCGGGCTTCGGTCTCGACTAG
- a CDS encoding nucleoside deaminase gives MTEPNALLEVAYDEALRGLAEGGVPIGAALFDADGTLLGRGRNRRVQNDDPSAHAETDAFRAAGRRRDYRPTIMVTTLSPCWYCSGLVRQFGIGTVIIGEARTFHGGHDWLAEHGVRVRILDDPRCVTLMTDFIAARPDLWFEDIGAAGPARDR, from the coding sequence ATGACCGAGCCGAACGCACTCCTCGAGGTCGCCTACGACGAAGCCCTGCGCGGGCTGGCCGAGGGCGGTGTGCCGATCGGCGCCGCCCTGTTCGACGCCGACGGCACCCTGCTCGGGCGCGGCCGCAACCGCCGGGTACAGAACGACGATCCGAGCGCACACGCCGAGACCGACGCCTTCCGCGCGGCAGGCCGTCGCCGCGACTACCGACCGACGATCATGGTGACGACGCTGTCCCCGTGCTGGTATTGCAGCGGCCTGGTGCGCCAGTTCGGCATCGGGACGGTGATCATCGGCGAGGCGCGGACCTTCCATGGCGGCCACGACTGGCTCGCCGAGCACGGGGTGCGGGTGCGGATCCTCGACGATCCGCGCTGCGTGACGCTGATGACCGACTTCATCGCCGCGCGACCGGACCTGTGGTTCGAGGACATCGGGGCCGCCGGTCCGGCCCGTGATCGCTGA